The Saccharomyces mikatae IFO 1815 strain IFO1815 genome assembly, chromosome: 15 DNA window CAGCACATCATAGCTGTTTTACTTCAGTTTGGAAAAACGAACTGTAGCGTTATTCCGCGAAGATCATTAAGACTATACTAGTATAGGGTTTAGACAATAGCTTCTGTACGAAGGTCTCTGCCAATACGAGATACTCCTTatgctaaaaaaaaaaaaaagaaattaaaacATGACAGGCACGTAAAAGGGTTCTTTCGAAGGCACCTGGGCACCCCTATAATTGTCGATCAAGGTTTGCGCGCACACGAATACAAACACAGGCACCGTAAACATACCTTCATATACGAAGTTTGTGACGAATGCACGAATCGTTCAAGGACAAGTGCATTTCTATAGTTACGGTGGATAAGGTGTGCTAGATGAGATATGTAGGATCTTGAGGTGAGAAAAGAGTGTCAGTGGGTGGTTCGTTTGGACAGCACCAGCTGGTGAAGGAATTTGTATAAATAGAGCAGACTTGACCGCCTATATTTGTGAATATGCActcattcttttcttcctaGTAGGGCTTATATCAGCACtaaagaacaaaacaaacaCAATGGTCAAATTAACTTCAATTGCCGCTGGTGTCGCCGCCATTGCTGCCGGTGCCTCCGCCACCACTACTCTAGCTCAATCCGACGAAAGAGTCAACTTGGTCGAGTTGGGTGTCTACGTCTCCGATATCAGAGCCCATTTGGCCCAATATTACCTGTTCCAAGCCGCCCACCCAACTGAAACATACCCAGTCGAAGTTGCTGAAGCTGTCTTCAACTACGGTGATTTCACCACCATGTTGACCGGTATTGCCCCAGACCAAGTGACCAGAATGATCACTGGTGTGCCATGGTACTCCACCAGATTAAAGCCAGCTATCTCCAAGGCTCTATCTAAGGATGGTATCTACACTGTCGCCAAATAGAGACAGACGCCTTTACGAACGAAATTCTATAGACATTGAGTAacgaaaaaacaaaaaaaagctttttttctgcCATGAAAACAGTTTATTATATGTAAatgtatattaatattataaacCTGCCTGACAAATGCTGTGCATATACCATTAGCCGGAGTACAATGAGCCTCGAGACgacattcttttctgcTGCAATGTAATATTCTGATGTACGCTGCACTTATAAGCAGCGTGAgactatatatatatgtatatatatatttggaAGGACTGGCATCTAAATCGAAGAATATTGAAGCAGGAAGTGGATGTATACCTCCACATTCTTTTATCTCTCGCATGAAAGggcttgttcttttttaagAGTCTGGGCGCGGAGTCATTCGCTGTTTATGTGTCACTTACAATTAAGGTTGGTAGGTAGATCAGGGTCTGTGCGAGTTACCGACCAGTCGTAGCAATGCAACTTTCATATTTAGTTCTTTGAGAATGCTATCGCGGTACCCGGTCAGATATCGTATGTATTCACTGGGTATAAGatggaagaagatgaaagaaTAGCACTCTGAATGACAGGTAACGCAGGCACTACGTTTCATGATGGGTGTATTAGAATGTTGGGAGCCAAAAACAATGTCAGTATCGACTTTGGTGTTGGTGTGGCATATTCGAACGATGGTTTTTGTCCTCTACCGTCATTCCGGTTTAAACGAGAGCATGATTGTAACTTGATTCCTCGTTGTGGAAGAGGAAGTCGCGGATACACATGTCTGTGAAATACATTGTAATCTATAAATATGATAACCGAATAGTGCTATCTATACATCCCTTGCATATAATCGATCAGTCTTTTTACAAGCCTTCTCTTATTGTAGCCAATCCTCTCTTCTGTCTACCATCCTCAAAGTTTTCCCCG harbors:
- the SMKI15G5200 gene encoding SRP1/TIP1 family protein, whose translation is MVKLTSIAAGVAAIAAGASATTTLAQSDERVNLVELGVYVSDIRAHLAQYYLFQAAHPTETYPVEVAEAVFNYGDFTTMLTGIAPDQVTRMITGVPWYSTRLKPAISKALSKDGIYTVAK